In Glycine max cultivar Williams 82 chromosome 4, Glycine_max_v4.0, whole genome shotgun sequence, the genomic stretch aaaactaaattaaagaCTTGTCAACTTCATTTTAGTCaaacatgttttaaaatttacatttaataACCATAAACTTACAATCAACTTAATCAAACCCTAAACtaaaaaatgacaagaaaactaacattttgttttgaaagttATATTTTGTACCAATAAgctaacataattattttaataaattataccaaaaaattacataaataagtttaaaaaaaagacttacAACAatcataaactatttttataaatttaaataagctCCAAAAACTCAtactaaaaaggaaaagataatttaaatcaaCGAAAACTAGAGCATACTTTCAATTGCCATATATGCTACGGTGGATCTTGAGCTATCTAAATGTGTACAAGTTTGGTGTGTTAGCGAGAATCAAGGaagaaaattacacaaaatataaacaaaaatgatcTTAGCAGAACACATGAATTGTGCTTTCATGACATTGTTGCTTGCTGCAATGTCTGGTCAGAAAATGGAAATTTCATGCCCACAATGAGCAAACTTCTTGTATTCTTCCCATTATTTTCAATAACAACGTCAAGGAAGAGATTAGATTCTGcacaaaaatgtaaattatcttGGCAgaatataaagaagaaaaaaaaaaaaaaatatatatatatatatatatatatatatatatatatatatatatacaccatCCAGTTGGTGGTACCTTCAATCAGTCTCCATCTAAAATTACAATCATGAAAATATTGACCAAGAAAAGCAACAATTTTGACAGATTCTCAAACAAGGGAAGAAAATGAAGAgtctttcaataaaaaaattatacatgtaGCATTTAAAAATATCAGCAAACAAGGCTCGCAATTGCTCATTAAATTAAATGCTAACTTGACCACATCAGACGCATATGATATGGATTTGCATTCAGTCGTCCCCATCAAAATGAACGGCAATCAACAACACCAGCCAATAGAGTTCATTTTAATTGCTAATCTCATGATCCATTTTCATCCTCTTTGAACTTTGTATCCCTGACACAGTATTACCCCGTGGCTGAAATGATGCATCATGCTGGTAGGCACAGTTAGCTCCATTCCGACATCCTCTAGAACTGTTGAAAAAGATACAAGGCTTCATTATCTTTGGTTTTGACACTTTACCTCTATGATTGTAGGAGGTTGTCTCATAGTTTGTTGCTGCCTGAGGAATCTGACGTTTACTGGAGTATGGAAGTGTTTCTTTATGTCCTCCATGTTGTTGAATTAAGCTCTTATAGTAGTTTACATCTCTTGCAGGAGGGACCTCAATGGGAGAAGAAACAATAGCTGAACTCACTGCAGGCCTAGGAGGCCATTGGGTAGTAACAGGTTCCGCCTGACCTCCAATAGGGGGAGTATAGGAAGAAGTAGTTGAAAAAACAACCGATGAAGGTGTAGTGGTTTGTCCTTGAATAGGAATAGGAGGATTTGAAAAAGCCGCCAAGGATGACCCCGCATTATGTACATATTGTGAATTATTAATAGCTCCATAATCTCCAACCAACTTCTCAATCACTTCTGGATTGTTGAGAATATTATTAAGTAATTCATGGTCAACAAAATTTCCATGTTCATTGCTCTTCACAAGGTTAGTTAAAGCAACAGATGCAGCAACAGCTACATCAGATGCAAGACCACAAGCTAACTGCATACTTGTAGCAGAGTTTGAATCCTTCAGAACACCAGAAGCTAATTGAAGAGATTGGGAAACATGAAATGGTTCCAAGGAATACGATAATGTTTCTGCTGctgcatcttcatcttcaactGGCGTTATTGGTATCAAAGTAGTTTGACCATCAATGCAATGGAACTCTTCAACATCCATTGAAACAGAAGGGCTGCATATAGGGGAAATTCTTATAAGACAAGAGTATTGAAACCAAGAAAAATTATAGTACAATGCAGAGAAGAAACAAACTTTAGAGGAATGGAAGATATGCGAGGATAAATAGCTTCCAGTACTCTCATCTCCCTCTGACATTGATCCTCTGCTTCTTTGCTTTCTTCCCCAGACACTACCCGCCATGTGACATTTAGAACAATCTGGGAGAGGGACAAATTGAATAAGAAAGATGTAATATGAAGACAAACTAATGCATTTCACCACCTTTTTTCTCTTACTTGCGCTTCCAACAATTTTGAAATATAGATAATACTGAAATTTACCGAGGACATTTCTTAATAGGGAACTAAAACAAAACTACCTTTTGAGGAGTAATCCACTTAATAACTGGTATCTGGGATGGCTTAATCTCAAACTGACTTGAAGCATGAGTTCCCTCAAATCCAGGAGGCAGAATGTCATCAGAACCTGCTCCACCTGGACGCAACGACAATGATGTTTTTGCTTGGAGGTTATCTTGAGAATTTAACCCAACCTGTGAAGGAGATTCCTCTGATAAGAATAGCCTAACCTGTTTATTGAAAAAGCATTAGTCTTTTGCCTTTTGGCGCTCTACTAACATTTATTCATAACCAATATTTAGGCAGAATATTCTTCAATGACTAACTATTAATTCTATATACTCAATACAAAATACAGGCCAAGACACATCAAATGATCTTTTTTGTATTGCCTGATGACCTTTTAGCACTTACCAATAGCTTCAAATGAATGAAGTAGCAAGACAACGATCAGGAGTTTCAAGTGCCAAGAGGAAATTAGCACCCAAAGCATTATTGCCAAATAGGTTGTGTGAATTCCTTTGTATTTTGGAACAataccttttcttttcttcttcttccatcatTTACAGCCTATTTTATAGGCATCTTAATTTGTGGCCAGTTAACTTTCATTCAAAACAAGTTAGGAAGAAAGTCCtccataatttataatttcaattagGGCCATTACTCCCATTGTCAAAACCACACTGTGACTTTCAAAGGTAAAACCCCCAATTCACAGGCAGAACAAACAAAAGGCCCATCAGATTGTAATCAGCTTCAAATGATATTTTTGGTATTGGCTGATGACCTTACCAGTACTTTCAAATGAATGAAGAAGCAAGGCAGCATAGACCTTATCAGGATTTTTAAATGCCTTGAGGAAATTATCGCCCAAAGCACTATTGCCAAataaatttcactttagttcCTTTGTATTTAGGAACAAtacttttctcttccttcttcttccatCATTTAAAAGCCTGTATTTTAGGCATTTAATCTATGGTGAGTCAACTTTCATTCAAAACAATTTCAATTAGGGATATTCCTTCCCTTGTCAACATTACACTACATCTGTATTAACTTGGCTTGAAAGGCAAAACCCTCAATTCACAGACAGAACCAGCAGGGACCAATCAGATTGTAATCGGTATTCAAGAAAGGTCGATGatggagaataaaaaaaaaagacaagaacACAGAGTGAGGTTAATGGAAGACAAAAggcatgaataaaaaaataagtagggTTCATAAGAGAAGAGATTATTGGACGATAACCATCGGAATGAATCGATCGATTTGGGATTTGGCTACTGAAAGATGATAATTTTACCTGACAAAGATCTAAATCGGAGGCCCATGAAACTTGTTTCAATGTTTGCAATCGGCGCATATTTAGGGTTCAATCGTTTTACGTCTTCAAAATGTGCGAGTATGGAGAAGGAAATATTAAAGATGCCGAAAGGAAGAGAGAGTAAACCCTAGTGAGTGGCACCTATTTATAACTTTAAGAGCCTTGCCCTAACCGTCACGCACACTCGCAAGA encodes the following:
- the LOC100783321 gene encoding zinc finger CCCH domain-containing protein 6: MRRLQTLKQVSWASDLDLCQVRLFLSEESPSQVGLNSQDNLQAKTSLSLRPGGAGSDDILPPGFEGTHASSQFEIKPSQIPVIKWITPQKIVLNVTWRVVSGEESKEAEDQCQREMRVLEAIYPRISSIPLNPSVSMDVEEFHCIDGQTTLIPITPVEDEDAAAETLSYSLEPFHVSQSLQLASGVLKDSNSATSMQLACGLASDVAVAASVALTNLVKSNEHGNFVDHELLNNILNNPEVIEKLVGDYGAINNSQYVHNAGSSLAAFSNPPIPIQGQTTTPSSVVFSTTSSYTPPIGGQAEPVTTQWPPRPAVSSAIVSSPIEVPPARDVNYYKSLIQQHGGHKETLPYSSKRQIPQAATNYETTSYNHRGKVSKPKIMKPCIFFNSSRGCRNGANCAYQHDASFQPRGNTVSGIQSSKRMKMDHEISN